In one window of Candidatus Sulfuricurvum sp. RIFRC-1 DNA:
- the ftnA gene encoding non-heme ferritin, protein MLKPNILKLLNEQIALEDYSANLYLAMSSWCGHQKLAGSAKFLEAHSDDEHSHMRKLFTYVNETGAMARIGALDEPPYEFGSIKDVFEKTFEHEKFITAKINALVEACLAEKDYSTFNFLQWYVSEQHEEEHLFRSILDLMDIVGLDGRGLYLVDKEIGKMSQRA, encoded by the coding sequence ATGTTAAAGCCTAATATCCTCAAACTTCTCAACGAACAAATCGCCCTCGAAGATTACTCTGCCAATCTGTATCTTGCAATGAGTTCATGGTGTGGACATCAAAAGCTCGCCGGTTCGGCAAAATTTCTCGAAGCACACAGTGATGATGAACACTCTCACATGCGTAAACTCTTCACCTATGTTAATGAAACAGGTGCAATGGCACGTATCGGCGCATTGGATGAGCCGCCGTATGAGTTTGGATCGATCAAAGATGTATTTGAAAAAACGTTTGAACATGAAAAATTCATTACGGCTAAAATTAATGCGCTAGTAGAAGCGTGTTTGGCGGAGAAAGATTATTCGACGTTCAATTTTCTCCAATGGTATGTTTCTGAACAGCATGAAGAGGAACATTTGTTCCGCTCAATCCTCGATTTGATGGATATTGTCGGACTGGACGGTCGCGGATTGTATCTCGTTGATAAAGAGATCGGAAAGATGTCTCAAAGAGCGTAA
- a CDS encoding DUF2325 domain-containing protein yields MSVLVIGGDKITRLQSLLLSLGATKTHHWDSRRNSTSHKQLPLQTDMIIMLTDFLKHNSMDHFKRQAKKSDIPFICVKGMSGCSECQITQMVEGIRQNKCNSVSCSGGCK; encoded by the coding sequence ATGTCAGTACTCGTTATCGGCGGAGATAAAATCACTCGTCTTCAATCTCTTTTGCTCTCTTTAGGTGCAACCAAAACTCATCACTGGGACAGTCGTCGCAACTCAACGTCCCATAAACAGCTTCCTCTGCAAACTGATATGATTATTATGTTGACCGATTTTTTAAAACATAACTCGATGGATCATTTCAAACGTCAAGCGAAAAAATCCGATATCCCTTTTATTTGTGTAAAAGGGATGAGCGGATGCAGCGAGTGCCAAATCACCCAAATGGTGGAGGGTATTCGCCAAAATAAGTGTAACAGTGTTTCGTGTAGCGGAGGTTGCAAGTAA
- a CDS encoding ferritin family protein translates to MRQYETYHCNTCGNEVEVQNVGGGTLVCCGNEMEMITLSLTAVNLMKAFGGESMARNKYELFADIAHDEGWHAVERHFRESAFNEMYHARAQYKAYHKLIHGCEVDATAENLDSAMGGENYEHTVMYPGFAEIATAEGHKDLARLFTAIGKVEVEHEREYAALKEALIADGFFASEEEEIWVCEVCGHIHRGKKAPAACPLCKVGREYFKREHIL, encoded by the coding sequence ATGCGTCAATATGAAACTTACCACTGTAATACCTGCGGCAACGAAGTCGAAGTCCAAAATGTCGGAGGGGGAACCCTCGTCTGCTGCGGCAATGAGATGGAGATGATAACCCTGAGTCTCACCGCAGTAAACCTGATGAAAGCGTTCGGCGGAGAGAGTATGGCACGCAACAAATACGAGTTGTTTGCCGATATCGCCCATGATGAGGGGTGGCATGCGGTAGAGCGCCATTTCCGTGAATCGGCGTTTAACGAGATGTACCATGCCCGTGCACAGTATAAAGCGTATCATAAACTCATACACGGCTGCGAAGTGGATGCAACGGCTGAAAATCTCGACAGTGCGATGGGTGGAGAGAACTACGAGCACACGGTCATGTATCCCGGATTTGCCGAAATCGCAACTGCTGAGGGGCATAAAGATTTAGCCCGTCTGTTTACCGCGATCGGTAAAGTCGAAGTGGAACACGAACGTGAATACGCCGCTCTCAAAGAAGCTCTCATCGCGGATGGATTCTTTGCCAGCGAAGAAGAGGAGATTTGGGTCTGTGAAGTGTGCGGACATATCCACCGAGGGAAAAAAGCACCGGCAGCATGTCCTCTGTGCAAAGTAGGACGCGAGTATTTTAAACGGGAACATATCCTGTAA
- a CDS encoding type II toxin-antitoxin system RelB/DinJ family antitoxin produces the protein MSKMQTTIRLEEDDYKQAREILEFVGMSYAQAINMFNRMVVLNHGLPFEAKIPNKKTIAAMKEAKELKGEFVTLSDLEREHAAVSH, from the coding sequence ATGTCAAAAATGCAAACAACCATACGGCTCGAAGAAGATGATTATAAACAAGCACGTGAAATATTGGAGTTTGTCGGCATGAGCTACGCGCAAGCGATCAATATGTTTAACCGCATGGTCGTACTCAATCACGGACTCCCTTTTGAGGCAAAAATCCCAAACAAAAAGACGATAGCCGCGATGAAAGAAGCCAAAGAGTTAAAAGGGGAGTTTGTAACGCTGAGTGATCTTGAGAGAGAACATGCAGCTGTTTCGCACTAA
- a CDS encoding type II toxin-antitoxin system YafQ family toxin, whose protein sequence is MQLFRTKTFLKEYAKIKISDAQYAKYLKFVAMLLEERPLPPEAKDHPLIGDYDSFREFHISGDLLIIYCIEDDILKLTRIGSHSQLFN, encoded by the coding sequence ATGCAGCTGTTTCGCACTAAAACGTTTCTCAAAGAGTATGCCAAAATTAAAATCTCAGATGCCCAGTACGCCAAATATCTGAAATTTGTAGCTATGCTACTAGAAGAACGCCCTCTTCCCCCCGAAGCAAAAGATCATCCCCTTATCGGAGACTATGACAGTTTTCGTGAATTTCATATTTCGGGTGATCTGTTGATTATCTACTGTATCGAAGATGACATTTTGAAGTTGACCCGCATCGGATCACATTCACAGCTATTTAACTGA
- a CDS encoding rhodanese-like domain-containing protein, producing MKIFTAILMSAVSLLAIEPLVTPQWLNEHKNDSNLRIIEVSEGDVYGLEHIPNAAHTAIGKWRFDNGTFLSIRPVAEIEKEISALGIDEKTDVVLYAPISDPKDVLKTSYIYWALNYHGIKNVALLDGGLKTWKNGKLELTQAEPIIKPTAYKASIDKSKIADIGYVKSKLGKLPMIDARPSDMYLGVTPTPTVKRNGHIKGGMSYSWNYSVDKEYILKPKAMLESVFKEGYGLDKNKEVLVYCTGGLETSFNYFVLSGVLGYKNIRLYDASMKEWGNREDTPMNQYRYEMFKK from the coding sequence ATGAAAATATTCACCGCTATTTTAATGAGTGCTGTATCACTTTTGGCCATCGAGCCGTTGGTAACTCCGCAATGGCTGAATGAGCATAAAAACGATAGTAATCTTCGTATTATCGAGGTATCGGAAGGGGATGTATACGGTTTAGAACATATTCCCAATGCGGCACATACCGCAATTGGAAAATGGCGATTCGATAACGGTACTTTTCTCTCCATCCGTCCGGTAGCGGAGATCGAAAAAGAGATTTCAGCGTTGGGAATCGATGAAAAAACAGATGTCGTCCTCTATGCACCGATCAGCGATCCCAAAGATGTATTGAAAACCAGTTATATCTATTGGGCACTCAACTATCACGGGATTAAAAACGTTGCATTATTGGATGGTGGATTGAAAACATGGAAAAACGGTAAACTCGAATTGACCCAAGCCGAACCGATCATCAAACCGACGGCATATAAAGCATCGATCGATAAAAGCAAGATTGCCGATATCGGTTATGTCAAAAGTAAACTGGGAAAACTCCCTATGATCGATGCACGTCCGTCTGATATGTACTTAGGGGTTACTCCAACACCTACGGTTAAACGTAACGGTCATATCAAAGGGGGGATGAGCTACTCATGGAATTACTCCGTGGATAAAGAGTATATTCTTAAACCTAAAGCGATGTTGGAGAGTGTTTTCAAAGAGGGGTACGGTTTAGATAAAAACAAAGAGGTACTTGTCTATTGTACCGGAGGGTTGGAGACGTCATTCAACTATTTCGTCCTCAGTGGCGTACTCGGATATAAAAACATCCGATTGTACGATGCATCGATGAAAGAGTGGGGAAACCGTGAAGATACCCCGATGAACCAATATCGCTATGAGATGTTTAAGAAGTAG
- a CDS encoding TolC family protein → MKKHSLVMLPFFLLANLWSGDDILLSPQKQEILRQQRTLLESEHEKLRTNWIAPLNLNASYSYDKSALGDYHSDTENLSASISQDIFRSGGITYQIRYADAKKQSAQIAYQQQIAILNQQLFLAFLTYQKNSVLLEQSQKRLDNKEIEIFIKRQLYDAGKVDITELNNAFMEKSSELKTIASLKYALSEQRFEMAKVSDISPEKFQIPRFEVIDKEEYLSGQFDLQYAQAQSTTLKNLYEVTATNYLPSVALNSSVGYRNYDPKELSGAYSGDYYSAGLQLTLPLTYNASATIQEAQATYLQEAAKEADKKRELGAEYAQVIEKIKNYEEYITITSQNLILYDELIHALQAGVNAGTKTGYDLQTLKNTKAIEELEIKINEINIQIELAKLHFSLNPSKELL, encoded by the coding sequence ATGAAAAAACATTCATTAGTAATGCTCCCATTTTTTCTCTTGGCGAATCTCTGGAGTGGTGATGATATTCTCCTCTCACCCCAAAAACAAGAGATACTGCGTCAGCAACGCACTCTACTCGAATCCGAACATGAAAAGCTTCGCACGAACTGGATAGCGCCTCTCAATCTCAATGCCTCCTACAGCTATGACAAAAGTGCACTTGGCGATTATCACAGTGATACCGAAAATCTCTCCGCTTCGATCTCCCAAGATATTTTTCGATCCGGCGGAATCACCTATCAAATACGTTATGCCGACGCCAAAAAGCAAAGTGCCCAGATAGCGTACCAACAACAAATCGCGATATTGAATCAACAGCTCTTTTTGGCATTCCTCACCTACCAAAAAAACAGTGTTTTACTGGAACAAAGTCAAAAACGGCTCGATAACAAAGAGATCGAAATCTTTATCAAACGTCAGCTCTACGATGCGGGGAAAGTCGATATAACCGAGCTAAACAATGCGTTTATGGAAAAAAGTAGTGAACTAAAAACGATTGCTTCCCTCAAATATGCCCTCAGCGAACAGCGTTTTGAGATGGCAAAGGTCAGTGATATTTCTCCTGAAAAATTTCAGATCCCTCGATTTGAAGTGATCGATAAAGAGGAGTATTTATCAGGGCAGTTTGATCTGCAATATGCGCAGGCACAAAGTACAACGCTCAAAAATCTCTATGAGGTAACGGCCACGAATTACCTCCCCAGTGTTGCCCTCAATAGCTCCGTCGGATACCGTAATTATGACCCCAAAGAACTCAGCGGAGCCTACAGTGGAGATTATTACAGTGCAGGTTTACAGCTCACACTGCCACTCACCTATAATGCCTCAGCTACAATCCAAGAAGCCCAAGCCACCTATCTCCAAGAAGCAGCCAAAGAGGCCGATAAAAAAAGAGAACTGGGTGCCGAATATGCCCAAGTGATTGAAAAAATCAAAAATTATGAGGAGTACATCACGATCACGTCTCAAAACCTTATCCTCTACGATGAATTGATCCACGCGCTCCAAGCCGGAGTCAATGCCGGAACGAAAACAGGATACGATTTACAAACTCTCAAAAATACCAAGGCAATTGAAGAGTTGGAGATCAAAATCAATGAGATTAATATCCAAATCGAGCTTGCCAAACTCCATTTTTCCCTTAATCCTTCGAAGGAACTTTTATGA
- a CDS encoding efflux RND transporter periplasmic adaptor subunit: MNSTTDSIEQTLGLNTPKQSSLKKYLLIGGALALLIGAVWFGIKSSASSKTVYITTPVQIKELTTTVSATGNLEPTNTIDVGIEVSGTVTDVLVDYNDRVKVGQLMARLDTTKLSSKVTSSKAALLRYQANISAAKASLANAKNEFERVHKMYASTGGNYPSKKEVDEADNALLSAKAGLDAAIAQSAQAHAELEADEDNLRKAIIVSPVDGIILERKVEPGQTVVASMQTPVLFKMAKNLSTMKVIVSVDEADIGEVKEEQNVTFSVDAYPNHLFKGVITQLRLNSQMVNGVVTYDAVVEVPNTDLKLRPGMTATAQIITGVLPNVLVVPNAALRFTPPKSKEEKTESSQETKKQNEKSVWILKEKQPSPLNVKVGKSDGISTAINSSQLKVGDRVIIGLKENGE, from the coding sequence ATGAACTCTACGACTGACTCGATTGAACAAACCCTCGGACTGAATACTCCAAAACAATCATCCCTCAAAAAATATCTCCTGATTGGAGGGGCACTAGCCCTTTTAATCGGTGCCGTATGGTTTGGTATAAAAAGTTCTGCATCCTCTAAAACCGTATACATCACAACCCCTGTACAAATAAAAGAATTAACCACCACCGTCTCGGCAACGGGGAATCTGGAACCAACCAATACCATCGATGTGGGGATTGAAGTTTCAGGAACCGTTACTGACGTCCTCGTTGATTATAATGATCGGGTAAAAGTAGGTCAGTTAATGGCCCGTTTAGATACCACAAAACTCTCTTCTAAAGTTACCAGTTCCAAAGCTGCCCTGCTCCGTTATCAAGCCAATATATCAGCGGCGAAGGCATCTCTAGCGAATGCCAAAAACGAGTTTGAGCGTGTCCACAAAATGTACGCCTCTACAGGAGGAAACTATCCGTCTAAAAAAGAGGTCGATGAAGCCGACAATGCGCTACTTTCAGCAAAAGCCGGTTTAGATGCCGCAATAGCCCAATCAGCACAAGCCCATGCAGAACTTGAAGCCGATGAAGACAATCTTCGTAAAGCCATCATCGTCTCACCAGTAGATGGAATTATTTTGGAGCGAAAAGTGGAACCGGGACAAACGGTTGTTGCCTCGATGCAAACACCTGTTTTATTTAAAATGGCAAAAAATCTGAGTACTATGAAAGTGATCGTCAGTGTCGATGAAGCCGACATCGGTGAGGTCAAAGAGGAGCAAAATGTAACCTTTAGCGTCGATGCCTATCCAAACCACCTGTTTAAAGGTGTCATTACTCAGCTGAGATTGAACTCTCAGATGGTTAATGGCGTAGTTACCTACGATGCAGTCGTCGAAGTACCCAATACGGATTTAAAACTCCGCCCGGGTATGACGGCAACGGCACAGATCATCACCGGCGTTTTACCGAATGTCCTCGTCGTACCTAATGCAGCACTACGTTTCACCCCTCCAAAATCGAAAGAGGAGAAGACAGAATCATCTCAAGAGACGAAAAAACAAAACGAAAAATCAGTATGGATACTCAAAGAGAAACAACCCTCGCCACTCAACGTCAAAGTCGGCAAAAGCGACGGCATCTCAACTGCCATCAACTCTTCACAGCTCAAAGTAGGTGACAGGGTTATCATCGGTCTAAAAGAAAATGGAGAATGA
- a CDS encoding ABC transporter ATP-binding protein: MIPSCVISFSGVTKSYGEGEATAYALRGVDLEIKSGEFVAIMGPSGSGKSTAMNIIGCLDTPSQGQYLFEGIDVGGLSRDQRALLRRNYIGFIFQGFNLLGKTSAVENVELPLLYRGFPADVRRVKALEALKSVGLEHVAHHTPGELSGGQQQRVAIARAIVTDPLVLLADEPTGNLDTAKSIEIMELLRSFNRDKGITIIMVTHEIDMAAYSERTIHFRDGLIDRGTR; the protein is encoded by the coding sequence GTGATCCCTTCTTGCGTCATCAGCTTTAGTGGTGTCACCAAATCTTACGGGGAGGGCGAAGCAACCGCCTATGCTCTGCGCGGTGTTGATTTGGAGATTAAAAGCGGTGAATTCGTCGCGATTATGGGACCCAGCGGATCGGGGAAATCGACGGCGATGAATATCATAGGATGTCTTGATACCCCATCACAGGGACAATATCTTTTTGAGGGAATCGATGTCGGCGGCCTCTCACGCGATCAACGAGCTCTTCTTCGTCGCAACTACATCGGATTTATCTTTCAAGGGTTCAATCTGCTGGGAAAAACCTCAGCCGTTGAAAACGTCGAACTGCCGCTGCTCTATCGAGGATTCCCTGCTGATGTTCGCAGAGTAAAAGCCCTTGAAGCCCTTAAAAGTGTCGGGCTAGAACACGTCGCCCACCACACTCCGGGTGAACTCTCAGGAGGCCAGCAGCAGCGTGTCGCTATCGCCCGCGCGATCGTTACCGATCCGCTCGTCCTCCTCGCCGATGAGCCGACCGGAAATCTTGACACCGCAAAAAGTATCGAAATCATGGAACTGCTCCGATCGTTTAACCGTGATAAAGGGATTACGATCATTATGGTCACCCATGAAATCGACATGGCAGCCTATTCAGAGCGGACAATCCATTTTCGTGACGGACTCATCGACAGGGGGACCCGATGA
- a CDS encoding ABC transporter permease — MIWNAFILALREIRRSAMRSILTTLGIVIGVASVIAMVMLGDATTAYVSNSISKLGTNMLILRPGQDRRGPRSEDTTAKRFNHDDLQAIHREITDIRGAAPIGSKGVQAVYGNQNYSTTIDGSDNDYFTVKDWVFESGRIFAPAELQGGKAVCVIGESVRKELFGDQDPIGASIRLGTFSAQVIGLLKPKGASMFGMDQDDIIIVPIRLLQRRVSGNQEISMILVSASSPAVIENVKASLTALFQERRRIKLGEENDFSVRDMREMVQTLTSTTKMLTLLLGAVATISLLVGGIGIMNIMLVSVTERTREIGIRLAIGALEREVLLQFLVEAIVLSSLGGVIGVILGIGFGVGISIFFDLPLVFNTSIVIIAFLFSTLVGVVFGYFPARKAARLNPIDALRYE, encoded by the coding sequence ATGATCTGGAACGCTTTTATTTTAGCTCTACGTGAAATTCGCCGAAGTGCTATGCGCTCGATCCTCACCACACTGGGGATCGTTATCGGGGTCGCTTCGGTTATCGCTATGGTGATGCTCGGAGATGCCACCACCGCCTATGTCTCCAACAGCATCTCCAAACTGGGAACCAACATGCTGATCCTCCGTCCGGGTCAGGATCGCCGAGGTCCCAGAAGCGAGGATACTACCGCCAAACGTTTTAACCACGATGATCTCCAAGCGATTCATCGTGAGATTACCGATATCCGAGGAGCCGCACCGATAGGCTCCAAAGGGGTTCAAGCCGTCTATGGCAATCAAAACTACTCCACTACAATCGATGGGAGCGATAACGACTATTTCACCGTTAAAGACTGGGTATTCGAATCGGGGCGGATATTTGCCCCCGCAGAGCTGCAAGGGGGAAAAGCAGTTTGTGTCATCGGTGAAAGTGTCCGTAAAGAGCTTTTCGGGGATCAAGATCCCATCGGCGCTTCCATACGACTGGGAACCTTCTCCGCGCAAGTAATCGGGTTACTCAAACCTAAAGGGGCTTCGATGTTCGGGATGGATCAAGACGATATCATCATTGTCCCGATCCGTCTGCTACAGCGACGGGTGAGCGGTAATCAAGAAATCTCAATGATTCTCGTCTCGGCATCATCTCCAGCCGTAATCGAAAATGTCAAAGCCTCCCTCACCGCCCTTTTCCAAGAGCGCCGTCGTATCAAGCTGGGCGAGGAAAATGATTTCAGTGTCCGTGATATGCGAGAAATGGTACAGACCCTCACCTCTACCACTAAAATGCTCACCCTCCTCCTTGGTGCGGTTGCTACCATCAGCCTCCTCGTCGGGGGGATCGGAATTATGAACATTATGCTCGTCTCCGTCACAGAGCGTACTCGTGAGATCGGAATACGGCTCGCCATCGGGGCATTGGAGAGGGAAGTATTACTCCAGTTTTTGGTCGAAGCCATCGTCCTCTCATCTTTGGGCGGTGTGATCGGTGTTATCTTGGGGATTGGTTTTGGGGTGGGGATCAGTATCTTTTTCGATCTGCCACTGGTCTTTAATACTTCGATCGTTATTATCGCTTTTTTATTTTCTACCCTCGTCGGGGTCGTATTTGGTTATTTTCCCGCTCGAAAAGCGGCACGGCTCAACCCCATCGACGCTTTACGATATGAGTAA
- the mscL gene encoding large conductance mechanosensitive channel protein MscL has protein sequence MFKEFKQFLLTGNVVDMAVGFIFGAAFATVVKSLVANIIMPPVGLLMGGVDFSSLFIALDGKEYVSLAALDAAGAPAIKLGVFINDTISFLILGWVMFMMVKAYNKLKAAEPASEPVAPTTKVCPECAMEIPLAAKTCPHCRSAQ, from the coding sequence ATGTTCAAAGAGTTTAAACAGTTTCTCCTCACCGGAAATGTTGTAGATATGGCAGTCGGATTTATCTTTGGAGCGGCATTTGCAACCGTGGTTAAGTCACTGGTTGCCAATATTATTATGCCTCCGGTCGGATTGCTGATGGGAGGAGTTGATTTTTCATCTCTCTTTATTGCATTGGATGGCAAAGAGTATGTTTCATTAGCAGCTTTGGATGCAGCGGGAGCTCCTGCAATCAAATTGGGTGTATTTATTAACGACACGATCTCATTTTTGATTTTGGGATGGGTCATGTTCATGATGGTGAAAGCATATAACAAACTCAAAGCCGCAGAACCTGCTTCTGAGCCGGTAGCTCCTACCACTAAAGTTTGTCCTGAATGCGCGATGGAAATTCCTCTTGCCGCTAAAACTTGCCCTCATTGTCGTAGTGCTCAATAA
- a CDS encoding serine hydrolase has translation MIYRYLTLICLLLTLSSHAEIDKNGLDKLNVEALLVKELTSGEVIYSKEALKEVKPASLTKIMTAMLAIEQGNLDRPVTITAEMIAVEPTKAGYKEGEVIRLEDLIKAAMIKSDNDAAMAIAISVGGDLNTFVQMMNLKAAQIGMDNTFFTNPCGFDIANHHSTPIDLLHLAEYAIQNSLFNDITRQNQHIYYSLNTNRKFVAKTHNYLLNRYEYAVGVKTGYTSKAGPCLIARAKKEGNDCLIVMLNSKENRWSVAQQIFEQVFLLPVIEYWEEV, from the coding sequence ATGATATATCGATATTTAACTCTTATATGTTTACTTCTCACCCTATCTTCACACGCAGAAATCGATAAAAACGGACTTGATAAACTCAATGTCGAAGCACTGCTGGTCAAAGAGCTCACATCCGGTGAAGTGATTTATTCCAAAGAAGCCCTCAAGGAGGTCAAACCGGCCAGTCTTACCAAGATTATGACTGCTATGCTGGCGATTGAACAGGGGAATTTGGATCGTCCGGTGACGATCACCGCAGAGATGATAGCCGTCGAACCGACCAAAGCGGGCTACAAAGAGGGAGAGGTTATTCGTCTCGAAGATCTGATCAAAGCAGCCATGATCAAATCCGATAACGATGCGGCAATGGCGATTGCGATCAGCGTGGGGGGAGATCTAAATACGTTTGTCCAGATGATGAACCTCAAAGCTGCTCAAATCGGTATGGACAATACTTTTTTCACCAATCCTTGCGGCTTTGATATCGCTAACCACCATTCAACCCCGATAGACCTTCTGCACCTTGCAGAATATGCCATTCAAAACTCTCTTTTTAACGATATCACCCGACAGAATCAACATATTTATTACTCACTCAATACGAATCGTAAATTTGTTGCCAAAACCCATAACTATCTTTTGAATCGCTACGAATATGCGGTAGGAGTTAAAACCGGTTACACCTCTAAAGCAGGCCCTTGTCTCATCGCACGTGCCAAAAAAGAGGGGAATGACTGCCTAATCGTGATGCTCAACTCGAAAGAAAATCGCTGGAGTGTAGCTCAACAGATTTTTGAACAAGTGTTTTTATTACCTGTCATCGAATATTGGGAAGAGGTATAG
- the abc-f gene encoding ribosomal protection-like ABC-F family protein, whose protein sequence is MALVDLLNVSKHYEAQKILENINFHIDEGERVVIVGKNGSGKSTLMKIVHGSLDTDAGERINRQGIEIKMLSQVPKFDPSHNVREAIEAGLGELKAARVRFDEISTLLSMEFDNETLLQEQSHLTTFLDHHNAWNLDDKIERIMHHFMLKEYETKNVELLSGGEQRRVALASLLLLKPDILLLDEPTNHLDVYMVEFLEELILKEKFTLLFISHDRYFIDQVATKTIEVEDCTLREFSGGYSNYLEQKQELLRTMAQQHDNLLKLLKSENEWLRRGVKARLKRNEGRKQRVLQLREDAKNNPSRIRKMKLELEREAKHFNRGEGVNRQKMLFEVEHLGLTLGNKLLIKDFSTRILQKDVIAVVGPNGSGKSTLLKALLGRLKPTSGIIKQGELTIGYFDQHREMLDDNLNLIETFCPHGGDRVDAQGQDYHVYGYLKNFLFPREFLDKKVGVLSGGEKNRVALALLFTKKVDILILDEPTNDLDIPTINILEEKLQNFPGAVILVSHDRYFVDKIAKKLFIFKGDGTIEESYKPYSEYLEDEKELNEIDAMEAEFSKSLTPTAVMQSEKPKVFKLTFNEQRALSTLPLEIEALEAKIDELNASLADPKKYEKIGISVLAEELEKTKAIYEEKVDELLTIEEKAEEIEALKNS, encoded by the coding sequence ATGGCATTAGTCGACCTCCTGAATGTTAGCAAACACTACGAAGCCCAAAAAATTTTAGAGAATATCAACTTCCACATCGATGAGGGTGAGAGGGTCGTTATCGTCGGAAAAAATGGAAGCGGCAAATCGACGCTGATGAAAATCGTCCACGGATCACTCGATACCGATGCGGGTGAGCGGATAAACCGCCAAGGGATTGAGATCAAAATGCTCTCCCAAGTGCCGAAGTTTGATCCAAGCCACAACGTCCGCGAAGCGATCGAAGCGGGGCTGGGAGAGCTCAAAGCGGCACGGGTGCGTTTCGATGAGATTTCCACCCTCCTCTCTATGGAATTCGATAATGAAACGCTCCTTCAAGAGCAATCACACCTCACCACCTTTCTCGATCATCACAATGCGTGGAATCTCGATGATAAGATCGAGCGGATTATGCACCACTTTATGCTCAAAGAGTATGAGACAAAAAATGTTGAACTCCTTAGCGGAGGGGAGCAGCGCCGTGTTGCCCTTGCCTCATTGTTACTGCTCAAGCCCGATATTCTCCTCCTTGATGAGCCGACCAACCATCTCGATGTCTACATGGTGGAATTTCTCGAAGAGTTGATCCTCAAAGAGAAATTCACCCTCCTTTTCATCTCGCATGACCGTTACTTTATCGATCAGGTAGCGACGAAAACCATCGAAGTGGAAGATTGCACCCTGAGGGAGTTTAGCGGCGGCTACAGTAACTATTTGGAGCAAAAACAAGAGTTATTGCGCACCATGGCGCAACAGCACGACAACCTCCTCAAGCTTCTCAAATCTGAGAACGAATGGCTTCGCCGTGGGGTCAAAGCACGATTAAAACGGAATGAAGGACGAAAACAGCGGGTATTACAACTGCGTGAAGATGCCAAAAATAACCCAAGCCGTATCCGAAAAATGAAACTGGAGTTGGAGCGCGAAGCGAAACACTTTAATCGTGGAGAGGGAGTCAATCGCCAAAAAATGCTCTTTGAAGTCGAGCATCTCGGACTCACGTTAGGCAATAAACTCCTTATCAAAGACTTCTCCACCCGAATCCTCCAAAAAGACGTTATTGCCGTCGTAGGCCCTAACGGAAGTGGTAAATCGACACTTCTCAAGGCACTCCTAGGACGTCTAAAACCGACATCAGGGATTATTAAACAAGGAGAGCTAACGATCGGTTATTTCGATCAGCACCGTGAAATGCTCGATGATAATCTCAACCTCATCGAAACCTTTTGTCCCCATGGAGGCGATCGTGTCGATGCGCAGGGGCAGGATTATCATGTGTACGGCTATCTAAAAAACTTCCTCTTCCCGCGAGAGTTTCTCGATAAAAAAGTGGGAGTTCTCAGCGGCGGAGAAAAAAACCGTGTTGCCCTCGCCCTGCTGTTTACGAAAAAAGTGGACATTCTCATTCTCGATGAGCCGACCAACGACCTTGATATCCCCACTATCAATATCCTCGAAGAGAAGCTCCAAAACTTCCCCGGAGCCGTTATCCTTGTCAGCCACGATAGATATTTCGTCGATAAAATCGCCAAAAAGCTCTTCATCTTCAAAGGAGACGGAACCATCGAAGAGAGCTACAAGCCTTACAGCGAATACCTCGAAGATGAAAAAGAACTCAACGAAATAGATGCGATGGAGGCCGAGTTTTCCAAGTCTTTAACACCAACAGCTGTAATGCAGAGCGAAAAGCCGAAAGTATTCAAACTCACCTTTAACGAACAGCGTGCCCTCTCAACACTCCCACTTGAGATCGAAGCGCTTGAAGCCAAGATTGATGAACTAAACGCCTCTCTCGCCGATCCAAAAAAATACGAGAAAATCGGAATCAGTGTTTTGGCAGAAGAATTGGAAAAAACAAAAGCGATCTATGAAGAAAAAGTGGATGAACTCTTAACGATTGAAGAAAAAGCAGAAGAGATCGAAGCACTCAAAAACAGCTAG